A portion of the Pseudomonas synxantha BG33R genome contains these proteins:
- a CDS encoding ArsC family reductase gives MPNGIKHLQLYGIKACDTMKKARTWLDEHALSYEFHDYKTAGIDREHLTQWCNEHGWQVVLNRAGTTFRKLEDERKADLDQSKAIELMLAQPSMIKRPVLDLGDRTLIGFKPDSYSAALK, from the coding sequence ATGCCCAATGGAATCAAGCACTTACAGCTTTACGGCATCAAAGCCTGCGACACCATGAAAAAGGCGCGCACCTGGCTCGATGAGCACGCGCTGAGCTACGAGTTCCATGACTACAAAACGGCCGGTATCGACCGCGAACACTTGACCCAATGGTGCAACGAGCACGGTTGGCAGGTGGTTTTGAACCGTGCGGGCACCACCTTTCGCAAACTCGAAGACGAACGCAAAGCCGATCTCGATCAGTCGAAAGCCATTGAACTGATGCTCGCACAACCCTCGATGATCAAGCGCCCGGTGCTTGATCTCGGTGACAGAACCCTGATTGGCTTCAAGCCAGATAGTTATTCGGCGGCCCTCAAGTAG